The Halichoerus grypus chromosome 14, mHalGry1.hap1.1, whole genome shotgun sequence genome contains a region encoding:
- the LOC118527430 gene encoding 10 kDa heat shock protein, mitochondrial, whose amino-acid sequence MAGQAFRKFLPLFDRVLVERSAAETVTKGGIMLPEKSQGKVLQATVVAVGSGSKGKGGEIQPVSVKVGDKVLLPEYGGTKVVLDDKDYFLFRDGDILGKYVD is encoded by the coding sequence ATGGCAGGGCAGGCGTTTAGAAAGTTTCTTCCCCTCTTTGACCGAGTTTTAGTTGAAAGGAGCGCAGCTGAAACTGTAACCAAAGGAGGTATTATgcttccagaaaaatctcaaggaaAAGTGTTGCAAGCAACAGTAGTAGCTGTTGGATCGGGTTCTAAAGGAAAGGGTGGCGAGATTCAACCAGTTAGTGTGAAAGTTGGAGATAAAGTTCTTCTCCCAGAATATGGAGGCACCAAAGTAGTTCTAGATGACAAGGATTATTTCTTATTTAGAGATGGTGACATTCTCGGAAAGTATGTGGACtga